From one Streptomyces sp. NBC_01478 genomic stretch:
- a CDS encoding PIG-L family deacetylase gives MTGPRTGGAGLPDDLRRVLAVVAHPDDESFGLGGLLALLSARGVPTTVLCLTHGEASTLHTGPGDLRTLRADELACAARELGVERVELAAYPDGDLAAVPLRRLAARVGRLVTERRPSHLLVFDTTGITGHRDHRRATEAALAAARERGIQVLGWTLSRAVAEAMNREFGASFAGREPGECHEIKSVPRARQHRAIACHASRSTDNPVLWRRLELLGESEYLRRLL, from the coding sequence ATGACCGGCCCCCGGACCGGCGGGGCAGGGCTGCCGGACGACCTGCGCCGCGTGCTGGCGGTGGTCGCCCACCCCGACGACGAGTCGTTCGGCCTGGGCGGCCTCCTGGCACTGCTGTCCGCTCGCGGCGTGCCCACCACGGTGCTCTGCCTCACCCACGGCGAGGCGTCCACGCTGCACACCGGCCCCGGCGACCTGCGCACGCTGCGGGCGGACGAACTGGCCTGCGCCGCACGGGAACTGGGCGTGGAACGCGTGGAGTTGGCCGCGTATCCGGACGGCGATCTCGCCGCCGTTCCGCTGCGTCGGCTCGCCGCGCGGGTCGGCCGGCTCGTCACCGAACGGCGCCCCAGTCATCTGCTGGTGTTCGACACCACCGGCATCACCGGACATCGTGATCACCGGCGGGCCACCGAGGCGGCCCTTGCCGCCGCCCGTGAAAGGGGAATCCAGGTCCTCGGCTGGACCCTGTCGAGGGCGGTCGCAGAGGCCATGAACAGGGAGTTCGGAGCCTCGTTCGCGGGACGTGAGCCGGGTGAGTGCCATGAGATCAAGTCGGTCCCGCGGGCCCGGCAGCACCGCGCCATCGCCTGTCACGCAAGCCGGTCGACCGACAACCCGGTGCTGTGGCGTCGCCTCGAACTCCTGGGGGAGAGTGAGTACTTGCGTCGCTTGCTGTGA